CATGACAAAGTCGCAGACATTCATCATCACCTCCTTCGCACGGTCTGTAAGGTCAGGATTCCGCTCTATGCTGTAGTGGTTGATGGTGTCCTGCACCTTGCCGGATTCCTTGGTGAACGCCTCGAAGTCCGCGCTCATCAGCTTGATGTAAATGGAATTGTAATTCTCCCGTCTGACGGAGAACCTGTATCTGGGATAGGTTTCCTTGAGCCAGGTCCGCACCAGTTCCACAATCTCGGGAGCGTGCTGTCCCTTGTAATTGCGACCTTTCCACCGGTATTCGTTATATACATACTCGGCATATTCCTTTGCCGTGGCCCCGGAATAGTCATATTCGTAGCCGGTGGTGTCGGCGGACATATTAGTGGAATCCTTCCACACATCATAAAGTTTTTCAAACTCGACGTTCACCTGCTGCATGACGGCAGTGTCACCACCCTTGTCTGGGTGGTGCTGCAATGCCAGGCGGCGATATTCCTTCTTCAAGTCCGCCAGACTGTGTATGTTCTGAAAATAAGTCATAACCGTAAATTTTTTATGCCCCTGCAAGGCGATTGATAAAATATTCCTGATAATCGAGGTCAAGGCCGAGATTGCTGCAAGCGAGTTCAATGTCGCCTTCCCTCAAATCGTCCAGTTCCTGTAACTCACGCAAATGTTGAAGTTCGGAATCCAGATACTCCTGTGCTTCTGTCTTGTCGCAACCGCATGAGTTGCAGATCAAGGTGATGATGTTTTCTCCCATACTATTCATTGTTATATTCTTTATAGATATTCCGCTTTTCATCATAGTCCCGATTGTTCCACCATTCGTTAGCAGTATTGACAAACGCCTGTGAATTATCGTCCAGCGAATAATCACACTCTTTCAATCCCGTAATCCGTTGCATGGTCATGGAATCACAGGATTGCCACCAAACCTGCATTTTTTGGATGAATTCGGCTTTGGAACAAAAATGTATATGGCTCTCACACTCGATACACCATTTTCCGTTACAGGCATCCTCCACATCGCTGTGATATTCTTCCGTGTTGGCATCCGCCCAAACCTGTATCTCAATCTGTTGAGAACCACATTCACAACAGACATATACTTCCGAATCATCAGACCTTTTCCTAAAAGCCTTGCCGTCATAAAGCGATACGGCACGTTCCACCAGCAACGTCCGGCTGCATTCCGATAATTCGGTATAGAACCGTTCCGCCGCACCATAAATGGAATTTTCAGCCTGTGCGTTCCATTTTTCCCAAAAGTGCAGGTAGTCACCTCCGAACACGACTTTACATTCCTCCTTGCTCCATGCGTTCCACATATAGTAGAAGAAGCTGGAGACTGCATTTTCTGCGTGGTATTTCATGATTTTTCAGTTTCAGGTTCAACATTCTCTTCGCCTTCCAATTGCCTCCATACGGCATCATACATTTCGTGGAGCCAGTCGATGTTCCTTGCGCCGAGTTCAAACGGGCTGTGACATTCCACTTCATAACCGCCTTCCTTCTCTTCGGCAACAACCCTCAGACTGCTGTCTGTCACATGAAGCCCTGTCACTCGACACTCGTATGGATCACCGTTTTTGTCGAACCATATCACCCAAACCGGATCGCTCTCCTCTTTTGGAAATCGTATCTCGTTCATGCAGTGGGAATGGAGCAGCTGTCGTATCTCGTTTATGATGTCCTCACGCAGTTCCTCGATCCTCCCGCTAAAATAAATGGATGCCGAAGACTCTTTTCCGTTTCTCTGAGTCACGGAAAGCAACTGCATGTTGGGATGAGTCCCGAATTTCCAGTCCACATCTTCATCATCGAGGATCGTGTGTATATTACCGCCCAGAACCAGCCCGCACTCTTCAGACACCATTTGTATTGCTTCCTCTTGGTCTTCAGCCACTACCGTGTAAGTGCCCTCGAAGGCATACCTTACTCTTACATCATACTTTGCCATAATTCTTATGATTTGATTGTTTGTAATTGATTTAACATTAAGAGACTATGCTGACCGTGTTGTTGAAAAACGAATCGTCCACGCCATACACATGCTGTATGGAACAGTCATACTTGGAGCGTTCGTCATCCAGACGAAACCGGAAGCCGTTACAGCCTTTGACCTCCAGCTTGAGCTTCACATCCTGTTTCAGTTCCATTTCAAGAAGACTTCCGCCGCCATACGTGGAACTGAACAGCCCGCAACAGTTCCCTTTGGGGATAATGACCTCTTTCAGCGAGAAGTCTGCATCATACAACTCTTTCAGACTTACCTTTCCGATATAGGTCAGCAGGTTCGCGCCGCAACAGGAATTGATAAGTTCCTCGTAGAATTGCTCGTATGAGACCTGTTCTTTCCCGTTCCTTCTTTTCCGGTTCGGGAAACGCCCGTAAACTTTGTAGCCGTGGCTCGTCAGCAGTTTCTTTACTTGCGCCGGATTGAGGTTCAGGCTGTCTACCATGTCCCCGAAATAGGATTCCTCGTAACTGTAACCGCCCTGCGATTCAAACCAGTTGGAGTTGATGCAGTCGTAGTCGGAAAGCATCTCCACCCGGATGGGAATGTCATCCGTGTACCTTATCAGGTCTTTCACTACGTCCGAATCGTTCCTGCTGTAAATCTCGTCCCGGATTGCATCCTCATGTTCATCGAAAAAGGCATCGACCTCGTGTTCGTCAAAGTCGTTGAATACAAAGCATTCTTCTTTCAGCTTTTCCATAATCCCATGAACAGCTTCATATTCCGCATCGCCATACCATTCGCCCGCCTTTTCCCACAGGCAATCGCAATTCCGCCTGTCCAGACATTTCCGGATGATGTCAAGGTGGTTGTCAAGGTTGTCGTTATAATCCGTCCATACCAGCGTGTAGGATGGTTCCATGAGGGATTTCACGAAATCCAACGTAAGCGTTCTCTGTTCTTCCATTTTTCTTTACCTGTGTACGGCAGGGTTCTGTTTCCCGTACATACCGTTATAAATGACAGAAGCGACCTTCCGGCCGCCTCCGTATTACTATTACCCATACAGTTCTTTCACTATCTCGTCATACCTTTCCTTTACCATCTCCGTCTTACGGTTGAAGTGAAAATATGCGGTGTACCTGTAACCGGTACTTGGCTCTCCGCCGCATTGTCGTATTGCCGTGTCAATATCCCAGTCAATATCACCAATGCCGAGTGATATGCTTGTGCCTTGCAACAGACAACGGGCAAGCCGGAGCGCGGAATCCTTCTTGTTTTCCTTGCGAAGCCTGTCGAAAGCCATCATTGCAATTTGCCGGTTTGAAATCTTCAACTCTTCCATATATTCATCTGTTTGGGTCAGACAATCCCGGCCAGTTGTTTGAACCGCGCTACGATCTCATTGCACTTGCTTTCGGCAAGCCCTTCATGTTTTCGGCAAATAGCACAATATTCCTTCCAGGGCCTGCCTTCAAGCTCGTGTTCGTATGATGACATGACCAATTCCGGATATTCCTCAAAAAGGATATTGAACGCTTTTCTCCATTTGCGAACCTGCCACGAACCGCTTGCTACCAATTTTATGAATTCAAACATCTGTTTGTCCGTTTTTACATCCAAGTCATAAAAATGGTCTGTTTTCGGCCATACGTTGTTGGAATGCTGCCAGGTCTCAATCTGCTTGTTTTTGGCATTGTATGCCATTTTTGTGATTATCTGGTAACTCATGTTGATATATATGTTTTCAGTTCATTATCATATTGTTCCTTTTCCTGTCGCGGCTTGCCAGCATACCGAAATGGATGCTGAATATGCGCTGTCCGAAGCAGATTGGTGAATTGTACTCCATGCGCTGCCACAGCGTGAAATGGTCGTTTGCGTAAGACCAGCGGAAATGTCCCGACAGCGAGCCGAAGGTGGGATTGACGTTTCTTCCGATAAGCATCCGGTTCACGTCCACGATGTTGTCGGAGGTCAGGATGATGTTCAGGATTTCCACGAAAGCCATCTGCGTGAAACTGTCTGTCGGTAAGACCGGTCCGAGAAAATTGATGTTCATAAGCGTTTGTCTTTTAATCGTAATTGTCATCGAATACTTCAAAACGAGGGAAACAGTTATCGAAATAGTTGCCTGATATGCCCGGATAATACAGCAGGCTGTCATCCCCGCTGTCCGGGCAGGAGTCATCGTCGATATAGGTCACGTTCCCGAACAGTTCCAGGTAATGCGCTACCAGCAGGTGCGGGTCTTCCGTACTGATATCGTGTCCGTAACGGTCGCACCAGTCGAAGAAAAAATCCTTGTCGGGTTCCTCCAGCTGCTCCATTGCCTCCCTTATATCAAAGAAGTTGGGACAAAGCCATTCCCTGTTGATAAGCGGGTCCGGGATTTCCTCCCATTTCGTATACCTGTACTCCGGTGTTTCCTCTTCGGGAAACAATTCGGAGCAGGTGCATAGGAATTCTCCCATGTCGCCGAAATCGGACATACGCAGCAGGCTGTCCCTTTCCTGCCGGATGTCGATGAGATGCTGCGTGGTCACTGCCACTTCTGCCTGATTCAAGTCCATAATCTTTTTCATTACAGTTATTGATGCGGAACCGGGGATTTTATTCCACAGGCTCCAAAAGGTCCGGGCCCCGGCTGTGCAGGGTTTTTCGGGGAAATACCGGAGCCTCCGGCGAGGATGATTTTCCCGAAAACCGCTTGCGGCTTGACCTTGCCCAGCCGGTAAAGGCGCGGAGTTACCTTTGCCTGTGGAATGGAATCTGCGGTTATTCATGTTTTTTCATTTTTAGCCGGTTATGCGCTGGCTTCCCCAGCTGATATGTATCTTGCCCTCCCTGTCACGTTCCCTGACCAGCAGGCTCTCGATGACGGACATAGTGACGTCAAACTCCTCGAAGATGTCTGACTGTTCTTTCACCTCACCACTTTTGATGAACTCGTTCAGCCGCTCCTTGGTAAGTACCAGTGCCATCAGGTTCTGCTCCACGGAATCCTTGTAGGTGACATAATGTACGTCCTTCAGTTCTTTGGAATCAAGACGTATGAAGCGGAAGTAGAACTGCTCCATCTTCGGGATATTCCATTGGAGCGATTCCAGAATCACATCGTTACAGGTCGGGATGTTCACCGAACTGCTCAGACTCTGCTGTGTGCAGACCAGTATGCCGTTGACGGTGGAATCGAACTCAGTCACGATGCTCTGCCGTTTCTTGAAGGTCACGTCGCCTTTGACCACAAACACCGGACGGTTCGGAAAGCATTCGCGGAGATGATTCTCGTAAAGGTCGAACGCCGCTATGGAGGTACAGCCGACAGCCACCTTGCCGGGAATCTTCCGTATCAGTTTCTCGATATATCTTGTCTTGTTCGGAATCCCGTCGCCGAAATAGCCATCTATCAGGTACGGGACGGAGCACGCCTTGATGAGCAGCTTGATCTGTCGCATGAGCCTAAGCCCGGCATCCTTCTTCGCGTCTCCTGTACTGTTGTAATACAGCTCGCAAATGCGGCAGAATTCCTCGATAATGACGCGGTAAACCTCGTGCTCGCCTTCAGCCGGGCTGACCGTATGGGTACGTATCTTGTACTTCTCGCCTGCGAAGTCCCTGAACTTGCGGGTGATGATAGTCTTTCCGATAAGCTCCGCCAGTTCCTCCTTGTTGTACACGTCCTGGTTCTGCTTCTCTATGCCGAATACGGTGGATTTTCCGGGGCAATGACAGGAACGGAAAAGCACATGGCCTCTGAAAGCCGGGAACGGCTCTCCGTAATGCCGGTTGCTTTCTTCCTCTATCTCCTTGTCTCTGTTCTCGTGGTATATCCGGTCGCACCAGCAGACCATGTTGACGGAATTGTTGTACAGCAGTTCAAATTGGCTGTACAGTTCCGCGATGTTGTTCCGCGTGGTGGTTCCCGTGTCGAGTATCTTGTATTTGAGACGGCGGAAAATACTCAAGACAAGCCTTGTCCGTTGTGAAGACGGGTTGGTTATCTCATCGGATTCATCGAAAACAAGACAGAGTTTCCCGGATGTGCGTCTGACAAATTGTGACAGCCCACGCTTCAGTTTGGAGAGCATAGAGGTGGAAAGGATAAGGAACACATCTTCCGGTACTGTTTCCAAATCGGCATTACTTCTGACTATACGGAATTTCTCCCGGTTGATTGTCAGAAACGGTATCCAAGTCATATTGGTGGCTATGGCTGGAGCCAGAATGACGGCATTGCGTACCTTATGGAACTTGAGCAGGTATTTGGCGCGGTGATAGACGGCGGCTGTCTTGCCGGAGCCTTGCTGCCAGTTCAGCAAAGCGTAGCGTTTCTGCAAGACAAGGTTCAGGTCGTGTTTTTGAAGTAATGTAAACTCGCATACCTCTCCGTCTTTGTTTCTGAAAGTGGTGCGGTCGAGGTATTCTTGCAGAAATGGGACCGGTTGCATATCTGCAAACTGCCGGTTCTGGATTTCGTATTGCCTGCGTTTCTTGCGTATCAGTTTTTCCGCCGCACGAATCTGACGCATATTCTTTTCTGTCAGCAGTTCCGGCATGGGCAGTTCTGCTCGTTCCAGTACAAGATCGTTGATGCTTGCCACCTTGTGCGAAACCTTGTCTAATAATCGTGGGGCATATTGCTTCAATTTGAAGCCGTATGAGGTCTTCACCAGGGCCACTTCCTTGCGTGGAACGATATTCTGCGAGGTGATATACCTGCGGATGATACCGAGGACTTTGGTCGTGGTCAGCTTGTTCTTCTCCCATTGGTTTACCTGTTCCCGGGTGGCATTTTCCGGTGGTTTCTGGTTACGGAATTTCGTGACCAGTGCCTCTGCCTTGTCGATATGCCTGTTCAGCTTGGCGTGAGCTTTCAGCTCGTACATGTACTTGGCGAGTTTGTACTCGAACACCTCCAGCTCCTCCTTGTCAATCCGGTTGGTCTCCCGCATCAGGTCGAAGCGTATTTTGTGTTTCATCAGCCTTGCCTCGCGGATGCGCTCTTTCAACTCGGCCATGGAGATGAACTCTTCCGCATTGTAGGCCTGCATCTCGATATGCAGCGACTTGCGCAGGAATACCATCACCTTCGTGTTGAAGTTATGGACTCCGGTGGATGCGAAAGCATTGGGGTTCAACTTTATCTGACCGATGAATGAGAAGCGGCTGTTGATGCCCGTTATGCGTGTCTTCTCCCAGAACTCGCTCTGCATGAATGAGCTGGGAACAATGACCATCAGGATGCCTGCCGGGTTGAGCACATCGTAGGCTTTGTCCAGATAGTATTCCTGTGACAGCCTGTAGTCGAACTTCAGATTGAAAGGCGGATTGCCGATAATGGCGTCAAAGCGTTGTTCTGGGTAATACTGCCGGATATCGCACTTTTCGATATGGGCATCCGGGTAGAGATACCTGGCAACGGCCACCGCCTTTCCGTCTATGTCGAAACCGTAGGCATTATGAAGGTTCGGCAGGTGGTTGAAGAAATTGCCCATGCCGCAGCACATGTCGAGTATCATCTCGGAAGAGGCCGGGGACAGCATATCCACCATGTCTCTGCATACTTCATGCGGGGTGAAGAACTGTCCCATCTCATACTCTTTCTTGGCCTCCGCGTACTCGTTGTAGTTGGCAAAGTCGGACTGTTTCAGGTTGTGCAGCCCGCCAATGCCGGTATAGCAGTTGTAGATGCTCTCCGCCGGAATCAGATCCTTGCCGGAGTCTATGGCGAAAAGAATTTTTTCGTTGACCTCGGCCCGCCTGTCCTGCGGTATCTGTTGAGGGATGATGGCATACATATCTTTAATCGTTTACGGTTGGAAATGAAGACACCCCGCAAGGGTTGTCTTACGGGGTGCAGTGGATTTTGTCTCATGATCAGTTCTCAGGTAATGTGATTTCATCAAGCCGGAGGCGTTTGAAGCAGCTTTCGGCCGTCGCGCTGTCCTTGAATTTGACGTCGATACGTCCGTTCTTGTAGAATCGGATTTGCTCGGCGTTGGTGGTCGTGAGGTCGTACCAGTCATTGACAGACACATTGTTGCGGTCGAAACGGATAATCATGTCTGAACTACCGCACAGTACGTCATCCGCACCGTAGGCAATACCCGCACATAGGGTTTCCAACTCTCCACTGTAGTTGTAATTGATTTGACACTTGTTGTATTGCAAGTAAAAATCGTCAAAACGGATGATTTCGGGAAAGACAATCTTGTCCTTCTTAAGCTCCGTTTTGACCTTGCTCCAGCAGGAAGGCTTGACTACCTTTGCGACTCTGGCAAGCAGTTCTTCCACTGCCGTTTCCCGGAAGCTCTTGCCTCCCAGATGCTCGATGACCGCATCCACGTATGTCCCATAGACCGGACGGAAGCCCATGCGGAGTGTCTTTTCGTCTATCCTTTGTTCCGGCACCGACACGTTGTACGTCCTGTTGAAGTAGGCGATGATACGGTTGGCGAAGTTAGAGTTGGCGTTGTGGTTCTTGTCTACCAAATCGTTCAGCACATCGAACGGCTTGAACTCATTGTGTGAATAGTCGTCCTTCCCGTTTCTGAGCGAGTAGAAGTCGCGCATGGAAATTTTTCCGTTGTCATCGTATGAGAAGTTCCGTTCCGCTCGGTATTGTTCTGCTTCTTCCTTGAAGATGGCATACCAGCGGTCTATCCGGTCAAGCGTCTTGTAGAGCATGTCCTGCTGGTTCTGGCAAAACAGGCGGTCTTGCTCGGTAATCTTGTCCTCGTTTCTCACTTCCACGCTCAATATTCCTGAAAGCAGGTCGGGAGCGTTGCCGGGGTTGAATGATGTTGTCGTTTGCATATCTGTTTGATTTTTAGTGTTAGAAATCCTGTGATTTGATACGGTGGAAATAGGTGATGTGCTTCTCCATGTCCTTGACAATCTTCACCTGCTCGGGATGAAAATTGAGTCTGCGCTCCACCGCCGGGGCATCTATCTTTTCCCATTCCGACAATGGCAGGAATACATATTCCCTGCGGAAGCACCATACCACGATCTGGTTTTTCCAATTCCCCTTGAATACCGTTCCCTCGTAGTCTTGCAGGAATTGCCGGAAGTCCTCTTCATTGTGAAAAGCGATATCAAGACTTTGGTAGAGGTTTTTCGCTTCCGGGTCTTTGTGAAGATAAAAACGGCGGTAGGTCTCTGTCGTGAAATCACCATAGAGCGGTTCCGGCTCACGGTAAATCCATTGTGGGACTTTTGCCGTGAATGTAACTGATCCGTGAGCGCACGATCCGCAATGTCCCCAGTCTTTGAATGCTCCTTCCGTCCAACCGTTGAATTTCAGATCATCCGTTTTTACATGGTGGAAAGCTCCACCGCTGACGCTCAGACGGATATTATCCTCAGATTGCCATACGAACGGAACATACGGCTGTTCGCAGATGGAAAGCAGGCCTTTCTTTTCATCCATACTGTCTATGAGTGCATTGCCGTAATAGTCCCCATGACGGCTGAGATAAATCAGCCTGTCACCGATTTGCGGTGTGGTTTCCGAGCGCGTCCGCTCTATAAGTTCGACATAACGGTTGGCCATATCCACATCCTCCTGCGTCAGCCAATGTTCACGGTCGTACAAAACATTCAGTGTCTTGAGCGTTTCAATACCGTACTTGTTCTTTGTTGCCTGTAACATGACATTGTTTTTTTGTTAGTCCGGCTTTTCGGGGCCGGAGTTCCCGTAACTACAGGCTTTAAAAGGTCGTGTTCCGTACATGCAAGGTTGGCGGGAAAAATACCGAAGCCCCCCGGGGCGAGGATGATTTTTCCACGCCACCCGGAGGGCCTGACCTTGCTTGTACGATAAGAACACGAGTTACCTTTGCCTGTGAGTTACGTGAACTCGGCTACGGTACAGATGTCATTCTTGATTTGGATTATTTTTGAAATCACCTTAAAGATTATACCCGGAAAATTCCGGTATTCAGAGGAAAAACACTATCTTTGCAGAAAGATAAAGAGTTATTTGACAGCATGAGGAATATAGTGATTCTAAACAGTTTGCATTTTTCTTATCCGTTGCCCATTCTCATGCGAGTTTCATATAATACACTGATAGTCAAATAAAATACTTCTGACTATTACAAATATACGAATAAATAATTAATATACAAAATATTAATAGATTAATAATAAGACAAATAATAAAAATGAAATATAGATAATAGTTGACTAATTGATAGACAAAATATAATGCGTCTGCCCTGATTGCAAGCTTCGTTTTTATAATCAAAGCCTTTGTTTTTATAAATAAAGCTTGCAATTATAGATTACGGTTAACGAAGAATAAGTTTACATGCTGATAATAAGAAGTTTACAATTAATGAAAGAGAACTTTTTTATTAATGAATGAAAAGTGGGTTATTAAGAGCCTGCTCCGAGTTTTGCCCGACACAGTTTTGAGAGTTGCTTTCGAGTATATTTTCTGTTGTTGTGAGGAGCATGACGGAGACTATATGACGAATAAAAACAGGTCGGTAAAGCCTATCTAACATAATCTCAGGAAAATTTAAACAGGCTCTAATATTCAACGCCTGTTTAAAAATGACTGAAAAGTTACGCCTATTGGGATTCAAAATAAAAACAGACTGTATATCTTTGCAATCCCCAATAAAACCATTATAAATCAAGTTCGTGTAGGATTACGCGATGGATTTAGTATTTTATTCTCAAATGGCTATTGATATACAGTCTGTGATCAGAGTATCAAGTTATCTTTTAGAGAACACTCTCTTTTAATAAATGCTGTACTTCGTAGTATGATTAAAGGAATATACGCCTTATTCTTGGTCTGCTTTGACTTCTTCAATAATCTCGTCAGGGATTCTGTCACAACGCACATACTTATTTATATCGCCTTTATCCTCCGTAGCCGTCCACACCATTGAACCGCTTTCCAGCAGGTCGGTGACGATGTATTCATTATTCCAGTCACCGTTGCCGTAGTCGTAGACACCAGCGATGACTGCACCCAAGTAAGGGTCTTTACGGATGCTGAAACTACCGGTAATGTAACGGGCATACATGCTGTCGAATTTTTGATACATCTCGAACGTTTGGTCCTTGCGGTTAAACTTTATATAGCAATAAGTGTCCTCAGCCAAGGGCTGACCATTCCATTCGGCAAGTTGCCACACTCCGTTCAGATTGGCGGTGGTGACTTCCAGACGAGCAACGGTTAACTCTTCATCATCACTGCAGGACGAGCCGCAGAACAGAAGAGCAAATAAAACCATGAGTTTGAAAATATTCTTCATGTCGAATTTATTTTTTTATTAATTGATACGTTTAACTTTTATATTCAATGTACGGTCCAACGGGCGAGCACTGACGCCTTCGATGATAATCGGGAAGGTGAATTCTGCTTTCGCACCGACAGGAATCAATGAAGCGTCTACTGTGACTACGATATCACCTTCTCCGCCCGGCGGAATCACTGCCGGCTCGGTGTGGAAGGTGACGTAGGCAGGAAGTATCGGGGCAGTCAGCTGCATAGGTTTACTGCTGCTGTTGCCGCAGAAGATACGTTCCGTAGACCGATGTCCGGTTCTCACCTCACCGAAGGTCATTGTGTTTTGCTTTAGCCGTAACTTCCCCATTGAATATGGGAAACGTGCCCATTCATCCTTACCCGGAAGTACGTCTCCCGTCAGGGTAAGCCGTGCTACGGGTGTCTTGTCCGAAGAGGAGAGGTAGACAAACACATGGGTGTCTATCGTGCCGGGATGATTCTTCGGGTGAAACGTCAAGTTGACGACCTG
The Bacteroides caecimuris DNA segment above includes these coding regions:
- a CDS encoding LPD29 domain-containing protein gives rise to the protein MTYFQNIHSLADLKKEYRRLALQHHPDKGGDTAVMQQVNVEFEKLYDVWKDSTNMSADTTGYEYDYSGATAKEYAEYVYNEYRWKGRNYKGQHAPEIVELVRTWLKETYPRYRFSVRRENYNSIYIKLMSADFEAFTKESGKVQDTINHYSIERNPDLTDRAKEVMMNVCDFVMSYNFDDSDAMTDYFHTNFYLTLGIGSYRKPYKVELPKLACKGKDKPDVFKHPEGTAHKALRQALGTARFGFIEHRRHIGEMILGEDHYGSQGEHYFWPKEYSSAKNAQKRIDKLEQAGVRCKLTGYNGGYIRFLGYTPETEALLEQERKEVVIAHQAWQAKQIQTN
- a CDS encoding N-6 DNA methylase, producing the protein MYAIIPQQIPQDRRAEVNEKILFAIDSGKDLIPAESIYNCYTGIGGLHNLKQSDFANYNEYAEAKKEYEMGQFFTPHEVCRDMVDMLSPASSEMILDMCCGMGNFFNHLPNLHNAYGFDIDGKAVAVARYLYPDAHIEKCDIRQYYPEQRFDAIIGNPPFNLKFDYRLSQEYYLDKAYDVLNPAGILMVIVPSSFMQSEFWEKTRITGINSRFSFIGQIKLNPNAFASTGVHNFNTKVMVFLRKSLHIEMQAYNAEEFISMAELKERIREARLMKHKIRFDLMRETNRIDKEELEVFEYKLAKYMYELKAHAKLNRHIDKAEALVTKFRNQKPPENATREQVNQWEKNKLTTTKVLGIIRRYITSQNIVPRKEVALVKTSYGFKLKQYAPRLLDKVSHKVASINDLVLERAELPMPELLTEKNMRQIRAAEKLIRKKRRQYEIQNRQFADMQPVPFLQEYLDRTTFRNKDGEVCEFTLLQKHDLNLVLQKRYALLNWQQGSGKTAAVYHRAKYLLKFHKVRNAVILAPAIATNMTWIPFLTINREKFRIVRSNADLETVPEDVFLILSTSMLSKLKRGLSQFVRRTSGKLCLVFDESDEITNPSSQRTRLVLSIFRRLKYKILDTGTTTRNNIAELYSQFELLYNNSVNMVCWCDRIYHENRDKEIEEESNRHYGEPFPAFRGHVLFRSCHCPGKSTVFGIEKQNQDVYNKEELAELIGKTIITRKFRDFAGEKYKIRTHTVSPAEGEHEVYRVIIEEFCRICELYYNSTGDAKKDAGLRLMRQIKLLIKACSVPYLIDGYFGDGIPNKTRYIEKLIRKIPGKVAVGCTSIAAFDLYENHLRECFPNRPVFVVKGDVTFKKRQSIVTEFDSTVNGILVCTQQSLSSSVNIPTCNDVILESLQWNIPKMEQFYFRFIRLDSKELKDVHYVTYKDSVEQNLMALVLTKERLNEFIKSGEVKEQSDIFEEFDVTMSVIESLLVRERDREGKIHISWGSQRITG
- a CDS encoding DUF4121 family protein — its product is MLQATKNKYGIETLKTLNVLYDREHWLTQEDVDMANRYVELIERTRSETTPQIGDRLIYLSRHGDYYGNALIDSMDEKKGLLSICEQPYVPFVWQSEDNIRLSVSGGAFHHVKTDDLKFNGWTEGAFKDWGHCGSCAHGSVTFTAKVPQWIYREPEPLYGDFTTETYRRFYLHKDPEAKNLYQSLDIAFHNEEDFRQFLQDYEGTVFKGNWKNQIVVWCFRREYVFLPLSEWEKIDAPAVERRLNFHPEQVKIVKDMEKHITYFHRIKSQDF
- a CDS encoding lipocalin family protein, giving the protein MKNIFKLMVLFALLFCGSSCSDDEELTVARLEVTTANLNGVWQLAEWNGQPLAEDTYCYIKFNRKDQTFEMYQKFDSMYARYITGSFSIRKDPYLGAVIAGVYDYGNGDWNNEYIVTDLLESGSMVWTATEDKGDINKYVRCDRIPDEIIEEVKADQE
- a CDS encoding DUF1573 domain-containing protein yields the protein MKFFSLIRIVVFLVGTGLFGALHAQNSPASLQARRDSLLNPSLMKQAERVLRFEKSVQNIGTLTEDDVPVTYRFVCTNVSNRPLLIKRATPTCSCVTVGFDSKELLPGKQQVVNLTFHPKNHPGTIDTHVFVYLSSSDKTPVARLTLTGDVLPGKDEWARFPYSMGKLRLKQNTMTFGEVRTGHRSTERIFCGNSSSKPMQLTAPILPAYVTFHTEPAVIPPGGEGDIVVTVDASLIPVGAKAEFTFPIIIEGVSARPLDRTLNIKVKRIN